One Oncorhynchus mykiss isolate Arlee chromosome 9, USDA_OmykA_1.1, whole genome shotgun sequence genomic window, gcagaggataagtttattagagttaactgtacgtcagattgcagcccaaataaatgcttcacagagttcaagtaacagacacatctcaacatcaactgttcaggggagactgcgtgaatcaggccttcgtggtctaattgctgcaaagaaaccactactaaaggacaccaataagaagaaaagatttgcttgggcaaagaaacatgagcaatggacattagaccgttggaaatctgtcctttggtctgatgagtccaaattagagatttttggttccaaccgctgtgtctttgtgagacgcagagtaggtgaatggatgatctccccatgtgtggtttccactgtGACGCATGGAGGAGGAGCTTTGCTGCtgatactgtcagtgatttatttagaattcaatttatttagaattcccatctggtttgcgcttagtgggactatcatttgtttttcaacaggacaatgacccaacacacctccaggctgtgtaagggctatttgaccaagaaggagagtgatggagtgcttaaTCAGATGACtgggcctccacaatcacacgagctcaacccaattgagatggtttgggatgggttggactgcagagtgaaggaaagcagccaacaagtgctcagtatatgtgggaactccttcaagactgttggaaaagtattccatgtgaagctggttgagagaatgccaagattgtgcaaagctgtcatcaaggcaaagggtggctactttgaataatctcaaattaaaattggatttgtttaacactttttttggttactacatgattccatatgttttatttcattgttctgatgtcttcactattattctacaacgtagaaaatagtaaaaataaagaaaaaccctgtaatgagtaggtgagtccatacttttggctggtactgtacatctTGTGAAAgagaagcaattattggtaccatgCTTGTGATCAAAAATAGGGATCCGCCTGATGAACATCacttcaaatggctacccggactatttacattgaccccctttattatttattatgatttttgcactgactctctgcACACTCACTCACTAGACTCTAGTCACACATGTATACATACTACacccacactccaacacacacacacacacacacacacacacacacacacacacacacacacactacatacgttCACACACTCAAAACATACATATTGACTACACACACTACTAACACATAGACAGACTTTCATACTTgttacatacactgctgctactctgtttattatctatcctgattgtctAGTCACTTTTGTACATACTGTAGCATTTAttgttcttactttttaactctgcattgttgggaatgggctcgtaagtaagcatttcgtggtaaagtctacacctgttgtattcggcacatgtgaccaatacaatttgatttgatttgatgctatcACAGACGCtacaatggcacagatacaaagatgagtcctctatctatctctatggaaGTAGTCCATATATGCCTTTGTAACGTTGTTGCCCACATTGCCACAATGTTTCTTGTGTCTAATTAGCTAATTAACACATACATCCACTGGTATTTTTTTAACCGTATGAACTGTTAAATAATAAGGGATGTAATTTTTTGCTTCCTATTCAGGCATTCTTTTGGCCGACTGTTTGCTAGTGTGAAAGAAGGACCTCTGTCAGATGTTTATTTTCATGTCTCATCGTTAAATCTTTGCGTCTCACGACTCAAGTTGAGATATTTAATCATAGTAATTTATTGACGGCTAGTTAGAAATATATGTTGGCTTAAATACTCGTGGGTTCATAGAAATTTCGATTAGGTTGTGTTCTTTGCTTTACATTATTAAGTAACTGTAGAAACACACATCACTAAATTCAAAGACGAATATATTacgttatatatataaatatctatATATGAATACTGATAGCATTTAGGGTGGCGTCATCCTTACTAGCCAGAGGTGTTTGATAGGTTTGGGAATAACCAAGGATGGCAGACGAAGCCCTTTTTCAGTTTTTACACAATGaggtgatacagtatatatacaaatCATCTGAACATGGGGAAATGGTGAGGCCATATTTTTTTAATGGTATTGGAACATATGGAATGTGTGTGCATAATAACTAATTATGTTGTTTTATCCTCAAATCCTTTAGGAAAATGGGAGATGTATTACCAAACTGGAAAATATGGGATTCCGGGTGGGTCAGGGACTAATAGAAAGGTTTGTTGAAgcactgtttgttttgtttatttattcatACTAATATGATAATTCATGTTGTTGTTTACCACTGTGACCACCTCCAATTATTATAGTAATCACTGACATCACCAAACACAAATTATTTCCAAGGGTGATATTTTCCAACCTGATCTGTCAATGGTAATGGAACAATCAGGGCCGGCTCTACCCTTTTTGGGACCCAAGTTAGATTTGATTGGGGTCCCCTCCCCACCTCacgaaaaaaaaaaagtgtgattGCCACCCCCCCGATAgcggaaatacagtgccttgcgaaagtattcggcccccttgaactttgcgaccttttgccacatttcaggcttcaaacataaagatataaaactgttttttttttgtgaagaatcaacaacaagtgggacacaatcatgaagtggaatgacatttattggatatttcaaacttttaacaaatcaaaaactgaaaaattgggcgtgcaaaattattcagcccccttaagttaatactttgtagcgccaccttttactgcgattacagctgtaagtcgcttggggtatgtctctatcagttttgcacatcgagagactgacattttttcccattcctccttgcaaaacagctcgagctcagtgaggttggatggagagcatttgtgaacagcagttttcagttctttccacagattcttgattggattcaggtctggactttgacttggccattctaacacctggatatgtttatttttgaaccattccattgtagattttgctttatgttttggatcattgtcttgttggaagacaaatctccgtcccagtctcaggtcttttgcagactccatcaggttttccagaatggtcctgtatttggctccatccatcttcccatcaattttaaccatcttcgctgcccctgctgaagaaaagcaggcccaaaccatgatgctgccaccaccatgtttgacagtgggtatggtgtgttcagggtgatgagctgtgttgcttttacgccaaacataacgttttgcattgttgccaaaaagttcaattttggtttcatctgaccagagcaccttcttccacatgtttggtgtgtctcccaggtggcttgtggcaaactttaaacaacactttttatggatatctttaagaaatggctttcttcttgccactcttccataaaggccagatttgtgcaatatacgactgattgttgtcctatggacagagtctcccacctcagctgtagatctctgcagttcatccagagtgatcatgggcctcttggctgcatctctgatcagtcttctccttgtatgagctgaaagtttagagggacggccaggtcttggtagatttgcagtggtctgatactccttccatttcaatattatcgcttgcacagtgctccttgggatgtttaaagcttgggaaatctttttgtatccaaatctggctttaaacttcttcacaacagtatctcggacctgcctggtgtgttccttgttcttcatgatgcgcttttaacggacctctgagactatcacagtgcaggtgcatttatacggagacttgattacacacaggtggattgtatttatcatcattagtcatttaggtcaacattggatcattcagagatcctcactgaacttctggagagtttgctgcactgaaagtaaaggggctgaatcattttgcacgcccaatttttcagtttttgatttgttaaaaaagtttgaaatatccaataaatgtcgttccacttcatgattgtgtcccacttgttgttgattcttcacaaaaaaatacagttttatatctttatgtttgaagcctgaaatgtggcaaaaggttgcaaagttcaagggggtcgaaaactttcgcaaggcactgtacatttacattttaaggtgaatttcttgcaattctacatattttgccataAGGTGCAGAGAAATGTTAGCAATTgtataacacatttcatgcaattctactcattttacCATAGGGGCAGAGAAAAACCTTTGCAGTTTTAcagccaatttcctgcaattctacccatttaGCCATGGGGTGGATGCATATTTTTTCAGtttaagcaaatttcctgcaCTACTACATGTGTTTCCATGACTTATaccatgttaatgatatctgagtgagagtgattAACAAAAATCAGTGGGGATCCCCTGAAGGTCAGGGCTCCTGGGCACGTACCCTGTGTGACCGGTTGTTATTTGGTCATGATtgctacaagtttagatagctggctcgagtaattttcaaataaaaaatgtcatgacaggcctTATGGAAGCAGAAAAGTTttcggtaaactttccaaatgtcaacAAAATAAAATATGCTAGACAAGGAGGGATCTTTTTTGTCTGTAAAATTTAATGGAAACACTTATGTGCAAATATTAATATAATAAcgatcatatcgaagtaaacttggagtcacgtgatgacatgttgtgtggtcctcccactatgacctttcatgcagtttattaggctagagATTAAATAAGTTATGGGTGGTggaagtgcaaggtgatgagcttaatgctgctttccaataaatattgagggtatTTTTCTGGTTACATGataatcgatgcttggctgccatttgaaaACTGAAAATTATCTTGCCCTTTTGtctataataatctcatcatgtaggctatacagtggggcaaaaaagtatttagtcaaacaccaattgtgcaagttctcccacttaaaaagatgagaggcctgtaattttcatcataggtacacttcaactatgacagacaaaatgagaaaaaaaatccagaaaatcacattgtaggatttttaatgaatttatttgcaaattatggtggaaaattagtatttggtcaataacaaaagtttatctcaatactttgttatataccctttgttggcaatgacagaggtcaaacgttttctgtaagtcttcacaagattttcacacactgttgctggtattttggcccatttcgcTACCTGCACGCTGTTGGCTAGAGAGCACGTGCCAGTACCAAAGTGGGCACACGCTATAAAACACAATTTTTTTTGTGAGAAAACCACCAGTAAAGTTAAAAATGTGATGGAAAACAATTGAACTTGAATTTTTAATctgtacatgggaatttaactgcacagccttttatctgcaacaagtcaattcgATGggaacacatctctggtgggaaaatgcacatattgtttttatgcagattttagaatatttgcatgaaaatctgtatccaattggatggaaacctagctagtgactgacataacaagagaaaaatgtCTGATGCACAGCCACATTTTGaacttgcaccttgtgtattctaactctcaacagaaAGTTGAGTAAAAATTGCAGGTTTGATTCAAGTTTTaagcagttctacacattttgccattggcTGGAGAGACATTTCAGTTTTAaggctaatttcctgcaattatacacattttgccatgactcatgccatgttaatgatatctgagtgagcttaactaacaaaatcaataggggccccctggaggtcaggacccctgggcacgtgccctgcATGACCGGTTGGCATTTGATTATGATTACttcaagtttagatagctgggcTGGGGCCCTGGATTGGGTGCCCCCTAGCGGCCTGGGGTCCTAAGTACCTGTTTCTGTCTGGAGTCGGCCCTGGGAACAATATCATGGTGAACATACTCTTTTTCTTTAGGTTCACCAAAGACACAGCACGGTTTAAAGATGAGCTTGATGTCATGAAATTCATCTGTAAAGACTTCTGGACCTGTGTCTTCAAAAAGCAAATTGACAACCTAAGAACAAACCACCAAGTAAGATTACATTTCCCAATTGCACTTCAATCACCACCTCTCATGGAAATATTATGCGGTCAAATATTTTCACTGAATATATTGTACTTTTTCATGTAGTGTTGATTTCTGTGGATTATTTTTCAGGGTATTTATGTCCTGCAGGATAACAAGTTCCGGTTACTCACTCAGCTCTCTGCCGGTAAACAGTATTTGGAGCATGCCCCAAAGGTGAGGAAGCATAGTGGGGGAAAACTCACTTGTCAAGCACTATTTATACCTGGACAACTTTCACCACATGTATGGTTCTCCCTGCCCCTGTCATTGCAGTATTTGGCGTTCACATGTGGCCTGGTTAGAGGAGGGCTTTCCAACCTGGGAGTGAAGAGTATTGTCACAGCAGAGGTGTCCGTTATGCCTGCCTGTAAGGAAGACTTTTCTCTTTGGTAGAGCTTGTGAATTGAGAAACATGTTAAACATATAACCACACATTCCTCCATAAACAAGATATCCAGGGTTGTAAACAGTTTAATGAAAGTTAGACTTATTACAGGTATCCAGAGCTATAATGATTCTCAACATAACCATGCCCCAACCATTACTCAACACAGTCTAATACAACCAACCAAAAACATCAGCCAGCCCAGACTGATACAGTATGTTGTGTGTGATCTTGGTATGAGAAGAGCAAAATGATCTTGGGATATACAGTACTTTTATCCTTTTGACATATTGTTTATTTCTTCACAGGTAAATTTCAGGTCATGATCCAGAAAATGTAGCACCCTCCGAAGGAAGGCGTATTCACTCCAACGCCACCCATCCCAGTTGTATTGACTTTCTTTATTGAACAAAAGCTTGAAATGTCCTGCATGCAGACATCAGTGTTGTGCCTACATGTCATGTttttatcaaatgtatttgtacTATTGTTACTTATTATTGTTGATTACGATTAATGAATGCATTATTGTAACATGCACATGAATCATGTTTTTTCTTTACATCTGAAAAATATTATTTGCACTGAGTGTTGATTAAAGACCCAAGTCTATTTCAACCTTTGTATCCATATCATTTGTTGAAGTTAGGACATTAGCATAGGCCTAAATAAGTAGGCCTAACATGcaaaatgttttactttatttAACAATTGATAAAGATTAGGCCTACAGAGCATGATGCTGTGCAAATGCACATTTATTATTTGTAGTTGATTGCCCATCGAGTTGAATTTGTTACATTGTTGATAAATTAATGATGAAAATGATGCTCTTCAAAGAACATGGTCaaagatgccccccccccccccccccccccccccgttgtcCCTGTTGGGTGGAGTTTTATTTTGAGGTCCAGTGGAATGGTTTAAAATGTGTAAACCCCGCTTAAACCCCGGGCCATCCAAAACGAACTCGTGCTGATAGGTTTTTGCTGATAGCTGTTTTTTGGGGGAATTTTAAATTATAATTACTCATGTGGGTTTCTTATCTAGATACATTAGTTGACTCtgggtaagagtgtctgctaaattagtAAAATGTAGTTACATGAAAATGTAAGAATGTGGGCATTCAGAATTGTTACAGAAAGTCCTCACGTGGCAGGAAATATAATTTGAGTATGCCGTAATCCAGGCACGTTGAGCCAATGGAAAACCAATTGCTCTGGAAGAGGCTGTTGATTGGCTGGTTCAAATGGGGAGGAAATTTAAACGGTAACGCCAAACCTTATTTTGTTATTTCAGCACTGAAGCTAACTGACGGCTCAAGGGATTGCCACTACGGCTTGGTTGTGTTTCTAAAACACGCGTTTAAAAGGTATGTTATAATGTAGTGTGTTTTTATGAACATGttaactattttttttttaaatctcatatCTCAGATAATTTGGATCCACAGTACAGTATCTAGCTAGTacgttagctactgtagctagcttcaATACACTAACGATACCATTTCTGGTATGGCTCTCTTGTCATTATGTTaacgtactgtatatatatattgtcgcTAAGCAGTTAAATGTGTTCATGGGGGGGAAGCGTAACGTTTTTCTCGCTAATTTAGCGAAGTTAGCCACTGCTACGTCTTCAAAACTAACTCCCATCTTAACAATTGGCCTCATGTCATGCATCAACATCTACTTGTTAGGAGAGCAGCTACAGACAGCTGCTGAAATGGCTGGTGAGATGGCGCAGGGTGAATCGGCAAGTCACTACGAATTTGATGCACCGTCACATGTAATTGATTTCAAAGCATTGGATACGGAGGACAACGCAGATATTTGGTTTGGTAAGATATTCGCAAGCTTGTGCACAATATTATAAAGTATTTTGGAGGAAATCCGATCTTAGAAGTTATGGGGTTGTTAGTAAGGCAACGGTTATACAATTCCCATGGGCTGTGTAAGGATAGATCTTCCCAAGATTAATGCATGTATTTTTAAATATTGGAGCACGCTGACATATGGGTGGTCTTGGTGTTAAATGCTTTATCACCTATTGTAACTTAAAGTTGTTGAATTTACACTTTATTCTTGAATCGTGTGACTTTCTGCAGACCAATGTGCTGGCCAGGATGGTGGAATGTTTGGCCACCTTGCCACCCCAAACAGAAATGATATGCCATTTGGAATGACCCCTAAAACACACTTGCCCAGGGTGATTGTATCTCCCAGGGTGAAGGACAACTCTAACTCAGGTTGGTACTTTAGACAGTTTTATGATTATCCAGGGTGTTTTCACACTTACATTCACAAGTTGGACTGACCTGTGTAATGTGATATATTCTTGTTTCCACAGTAGAGGCCCCAAGCACTTCCTCGGGACCCACCACAGCAGATTCCCCGAGCATGTCCTCAGCTACCCTCCCCAACATTGTCACCTCCTGGGGAAATAAGCCAGCTCCGGTAGCTGCCCTGCCAAAAAGGAAGGGACCCCCTGCCCAACCGCGCAGGTATGTTGCTTCTAGAACACTCAGCTCGGCTGAGATCTCGTTTGAGGCTCTACATTGGTCAAATTGAGTTACTAAGGAATGTGGTTATTTTTGAAAAACCCAATTGCAGCCATCCTGCTGCATTCATGGGTGTTTGGAATATTTTATTAGTCCATTTCAAGTGGAAAGGA contains:
- the trappc6b gene encoding trafficking protein particle complex subunit 6b — encoded protein: MADEALFQFLHNEVIQYIYKSSEHGEMENGRCITKLENMGFRVGQGLIERFTKDTARFKDELDVMKFICKDFWTCVFKKQIDNLRTNHQGIYVLQDNKFRLLTQLSAGKQYLEHAPKYLAFTCGLVRGGLSNLGVKSIVTAEVSVMPACKFQVMIQKM